In Rhea pennata isolate bPtePen1 chromosome 13, bPtePen1.pri, whole genome shotgun sequence, the following proteins share a genomic window:
- the MEAK7 gene encoding MTOR-associated protein MEAK7, giving the protein MGNAESNTYQNHLSRFLPEEQTDIDGLFDTLSSGAAGAKSGKAMKKIMTLAALQAYMREPLPEQMTVRLYNGMKSIDLSGKSSGPSEQIAKEQFVIFMSNLLKGNADEKITIIMRMISKTEGSVKGKQIQEFTEDLIMSLVHVLNYRKELKGWNLENTRDSASGAKVLASQLLSELKLADGKKPVGPQLMETTFDQSVIEDWVYRVPHISTFLSVVIRQGFHVLHSLSDQAKDIVNLVPGCKGIKGRGLISLFDIPSIIYINSHLPVELQHKWQLLFSSRVHGESFSQLCGHIVNKGPCVVILKDLDGYIFGGFASHSWEVKPQFQGDDRCFLFSVFPSLAVYICTGYNNHYMYLNHGQQTMPNGLGMGGQHDYFGLWIDSDYGKGHSKAKPRCTTYNSPQLSAKENFTLDAMEVWAVGDLPESAVIKGKKSILDVDPEAQALLEMAGKSRQSDGLREPIEEDDDGN; this is encoded by the exons AtgggaaatgcagaaagcaacaCCTATCAGAATCACCTGTCCAGATTTCTTCCTGAAGAGCAGACTGACATCGATGGATTGTTTGATACTTTATCAAGTGGTGCAGCAGGAGCAAAAAGTGgaaaagctatgaaaaaaatcatgactcTGGCAGCACTACAG GCCTATATGCGGGAACCATTACCAGAGCAAATGACTGTTCGGTTGTACAATGGAATGAAAAGTATTGACCTGAGTGGGAAGTCATCTGGACCAAGCGAACAGATTGCTAAGGAgcaatttgtaatttttatgtCAAACCTCTTAAAAGGGAATGCAGATGAGAAGATTACCATAATAATGAGAATGATCTCCAAGACAGAAGGGTCTGTGAAGGGCAAACAAATCCAAGAG TTCACAGAGGATCTGATCATGTCTCTAGTCCATGTACTGAATTACAGGAAGGAACTGAAAGGTTGGAATTTGGAGAACACTAGAGATTCTGCAAGTGGCGCAAAGGTTTTGGCTTCTCAGCTGCTGTCAGAATTGAAGCTTGCAG ATGGGAAGAAACCTGTAGGTCCTCAGCTGATGGAGACCACTTTTGATCAAAGCGTCATTGAGGACTGGGTGTATCGAGTTCCACACATCTCAACTTTCCTCAGTGTTGTTATCAGACAAGGCTTCCATGTCCTGCATTCTCTCTCAGACCAAGCCAAAGACATAGTCAACTTGGTTCCAGGCTGCAAAGGCATCAAAGGAAGAGGACTTATCAGTCTCTTTGACATCCCATCCATCATATACATCAACTCCCATCTGCCTGTAGAGCTACAGCACAAGTGgcaacttttattttcttctagagTTCACGGGGAAAGCTTTTCACAGTTATGTGGGCATATTGTGAACAAAGGTCCCTGCGTAGTGATCCTAAAGGACTTAGATGGTTATATCTTCGGTGGATTTGCATCTCATTCCTGGGAGGTGAAGCCACAGTTTCAAG GTGATGACagatgctttctcttttctgtttttccctctcttgcTGTGTACATATGCACTGGATACAACAACCACTACATGTATTTGAACCATGGCCAACAAACAATGCCAAATGGACTT GGTATGGGCGGACAACATGATTACTTCGGACTCTGGATAGACAGCGACTATGGGAAAGGACATAGTAAAGCAAAACCTCGATGCACCACCTACAACAGTCCCCAGCTGTCAGCCAAAGAGAATTTTACACTGGATGCTATGGAAGTTTGGGCAGTGGGAGACCTCCCAGAAAGTGCAGTG ataaaaggTAAGAAGAGTATCCTAGATGTAGATCCCGAGGCTCAGGCGTTATTAGAAATGGCCGGAAAAAGTCGGCAGAGTGATGGTTTACGAGAACCCATTGAAGAGGATGATGATGGTAACTAA
- the ATP2C2 gene encoding calcium-transporting ATPase type 2C member 2 → MGEGGLARLFPKRALCRFAPRTYRPLGSAEPEEEEEEECELRIIEHEKEVAALPPKDACKCQKEDLAKALNVDLQTGLSEFSVLQRRLRHGWNEFLIDNAEPIWKKYLDQFKNPLILLLLASALVSVITREYEDAVSIAMAVLIVVTVAFIQEYRSEKSLEELNKLVPPECNCLREGKLQHLLARELVPGDIIYLSVGDRVPADLRLIEVTDLLVDESSFTGEAEPCNKTDSVVLEAGDMTTLSNVVFMGTLVRYGKGKGVVIGTGENSQFGEVFKMMQAEETPKTPLQKSMDRLGKQLTLFSFGIIGLIMLIGWLQGKPLLSMFTIGVSLAVAAIPEGLPIVVTVTLVLGVLRMAKKRVIVKKLPIVETLGCCNVICSDKTGTLTANEMTVTQLVTSDGFQAEVSGVGYNGEGNVYLLPSREVLKDFSNVSVGKLVEAGSVVNNAIIRKNNLIGQPTEGALIALAMKMELTDIKDIYIRKKEIPFSSEQKWMAVKCMLKNQDQEDIYFMKGAFEEVIRYCTMYNSGGISLSLTPQQKAFYQQEEKRMGSSGLRVLALASGPELGRLTFLGLVGIIDPPRAGVKEAVQVLFESGVSVKMITGDALETAVAIGQNIGLCNGKLKAMSGEELDQLADSELASTIKNVSIFFRTSPKHKLQIIKALQKAGAVVSMTGDGVNDAVALKSADIGIAMGQAGTDVSKEAANMILVDDDFSTVMNAIEEGKGIFYNIKNFVRFQLSTSISALSLITLSTVLNLPNPLNAMQILWINIIMDGPPAQSLGVEPVDKDTIKQPPRCITDTILSKSLILKIFMSAIIIISGTLFVFWKENPKSGITPRTTTMTFTCFVFFDLFNALTCRSQTKLVSEIGFFRNRMFLYSVLGSFLGQLAVIYIPPLQKIFQTENLGVLDLLFLTGLASSVFIVSELVKLCEKRCCRPERTTGDQK, encoded by the exons TGCGAGCTGCGAATAATTGAGCACGAGAAGGAAGTGGCCGCTCTGCCACCCAAAGATGCCTGTAAATGCCAGAAGGAAGACTTGGCGAAAGCCTTAAAC GTTGATTTACAGACTGGACTGTCTGAGTTTTCTGTGCTGCAACGCAGGTTAAGACATGGCTGGAATGAATTTTTGATAGATAACGCAGAGCCGATATGGAAGAAATACCTAGACCAG tttaaaaATCCACTCATTCTTCTGCTGCTGGCCTCCGCTCTGGTAAGCGTGATCACGAGGGAATACGAGGACGCCGTGAGCATTGCGATG GCTGTGCTCATCGTGGTCACCGTGGCCTTCATCCAG GAGTATCGCTCCGAAAAGTCGCTGGAGGAGCTGAACAAGCTGGTGCCCCCCGAATGCAACTG CCTAAGGGAAGGAAAACTGCAGCACCTTCTAGCACGGGAGCTTGTGCCTGGAGATATCATATACCTTTCTGTGGGAGACAGGGTTCCTGCAGACCTCAGACTCATAGAG GTTACAGATCTGCTGGTAGATGAATCCAGTTTTACAGGAGAAGCTGAGCCTTGCAACAAGACTGACAGCGTAGTGCTGGAAGCTGGAGACATGACAACGCTGAGCAATGTTGTTTTCATGGGAACACTGGTGCGATATGGGAAGGGGAAA GGGGTAGTTATTGGGACAGGTGAAAATTCACAGTTTGGCGAGGTGTTTAAAATGATGCAAGCTGAAGAG ACTCCCAAAACTCCTCTCCAGAAAAGCATGGATAGGCTGGGGAAACAACTCACTCTTTTCTCCTTCGGCATAATTG gtTTAATAATGCTTATTGGCTGGTTACAAGGGAAGCCTCTTCTCAGCATGTTCACGATTGGAGTTAG CCTGGCGGTGGCTGCCATCCCTGAGGGCCTTCCCATCGTGGTCACTGTAACGTTGGTGCTGGGCGTTCTCCGGATGGCCAAGAAAAGAGTGATTGTGAAGAAGCTTCCCATAGTAGAAACCTTAG GTTGCTGCAATGTCATCTGCTCCGATAAGACAGGTACTCTGACAGCCAACGAGATGACAGTGACTCAGCTCGTAACCTCAGATGGGTTCCAGGCAGAG gTTAGTGGGGTGGGCTATAATGGAGAAGGAAATGTTTATCTTTTGCCATCAAGGGAGGTTCTTAAGGATTTTTCCAATGTCTCAGTTGGGAAATTAGTGGAG GCTGGCAGCGTAGTTAATAATGCCattatcaggaaaaataacCTGATTGGACAGCCCACCGAAGGAGCGCTCATTGCCCTTGCAATGAAG aTGGAATTAACTGacataaaagatatttatataagaaagaaggaaattccATTTAGCTCCGAACAAAAGTGGATGGCTGTAAAGTGCATGCTGAAAAATCAG GATCAGGAAGATATTTACTTTATGAAGGGAGCATTTGAAGAAGTCATTCGATATTGTACTATGTATAACAGTGGTGGCATTTCATTATCACTTACACCCCAGCAGAAAGCCTTCTAccagcaggaagagaaaagaatgggATCCTCAGGTCTACGGG taCTTGCTTTGGCTTCAGGTCCAGAACTGGGCAGACTAACATTTTTAGGTCTGGTTGGAATAATTGATCCTCCAAGGGCTGGAGTGAAAGAAGCTGTTCAAGTCCTTTTTGAGTCTGGTGTATCAGTGAAGATGATTACTGGAGATGCTCTGGAAACTGCTGTGGCTATAG GACAGAATATCGGTCTCTGCAATGGGAAGCTTAAAGCCATGTCTGGGGAAGAGCTCGATCAACTGGCAGATTCAGAGCTGGCATCCACTATCAAGAAT GTTTCCATCTTCTTCAGAACAAGTCCAAAGCACAAACTACAAATCATAAAG GCTTTGCAAAAGGCTGGTGCTGTTGTGTCGATGACAGGAGATGGTGTTAATGATGCTGTGGCTCTTAAGTCTGCTGATATCGGCATTGCAATGGGACAAGCAGGTACAGACGTCAGCAAAGAGGCTGCCAACATGATCCTTGTGGACGATGACTTCTCAACAGTAAT GAATGCAAtagaagagggaaagggaatattttacaatataaaaaatTTTGTGCGGTTCCAGCTTAGCAC GAGTATTTCAGCTTTGAGCCTAATTACTCTGTCTACAGTGCTCAATCTACCAAATCCACTGAATGCTATGCAGATCTTATGGATTAACATCATCATGGATGGGCCTCCAGCCCAGAG TTTGGGAGTTGAACCTGTTGATAAGGATACTATCAAACAGCCCCCTCGATGTATTACGGACACCATACTCAGCAAATCATTGATCCTGAAAATCTTCATGTCAGCTATAATTATCATCAGTGGAACCCTCTTTGTCTTCTGGAAAGAG AATCCCAAAAGTGGCATAACTCCCCGGACCACAACAATGACTTTTAcgtgttttgtgttttttgacCTCTTCAATGCCCTGACATGCCGCTCTCAG ACAAAGCTGGTATCTGAGATAGGCTTTTTTCGAAACCGCATGTTCTTGTATTCTGTGCTTGGGTCATTTTTGGGACAGCTGGCTGTTATATACATCCCTCCATTACAGAAGATCTTCCAGACGGAGAATTTAGGAGTGTTAG ACCTGCTGTTTCTCACTGGACTGGCTTCATCGGTTTTCATTGTGTCTGAGCTCGTCAAACTCTGTGAAAAGCGCTGCTGCCGACCAGAGCGTACGACAGGAGATCAAAAGTGA